In Poecile atricapillus isolate bPoeAtr1 chromosome 1, bPoeAtr1.hap1, whole genome shotgun sequence, the sequence ATCAGGGTAACTTCTCCCAGACTGTACTAAGGTTGCATCAAATGTATGAGGCCTTCAGTGTAACCAGAGATGCCCGAAATGATGTCGGGGGAGAACAAGTGacttgaaaaaaacccttcagtATGACAGGATGAAAGACCACACAGAAGCCAGAAACTGAACTACGCAAACACCCCCACTTCCAGGACTATTCTGATGCAACATCAAAGCAACTGAACCCTTCTTCTCcacataaaacaatttcaagaGGTTTCAATTTCAATGAGCTCTAAGAGTGTTAGAGCTATTTATTTGTGCTAATGAAGATAGATCTGATTttattcctgctcttcctcactAAAACTGAGACAAAAAGTGCTAGAAGGGTGATAACCTAGAAGCCACAATGTAGATGAACATAGTACTAGAAAATATGAAAACCTACACCAGTTATTGTATTAATAGAACTTTTATCCAATACTGCAAATGTAGATCATCCTGTTTCAACATGTAACTTTTGAGACTTACATTAATTTTACCCAGAAAATTCAATGGATCTTCAAAAGCAGGATCTTAAAAAAGCAAGCAGACTGCTCTTCATACTCATATGGCTATACAAAGCATTTGTAACACCCCAGATCTCTTTTGGAGGAAAACTTGGACTTGCAGGTTTGACTGTGAACCTAGGCTATCAGACACACCGTTAACACTTGCACAGATGCTCCCTATTTCTCCCCTCATTTATTTAGATAGTACTCTTTTCCACTAAATCTTTGAAACCAGCTTTTGCTGATTTGCTTGGAAAATGTTTCTGCAAGCTTCTGGCACAAGATTTTTAAGAAATGGGGTGAAAAAAGTTACCTGCTTACACCACCGACATAGTTTCTTTGGGTGAAATCAAAATCAGGTTATAAGAAGAGAATCCCCTCACCCATAAATGTGGCAGGTACAACAGGCTTCCCCTGGAGCCAGTGCATGCCATACCCTGCTCCAGCTGTCACTGCCTGCAAACACCAGGTCCCAATTTTGTAGTCTCTCACTCTAATGAGGTTAAGCTAAGAGGAGCAATCCTGAATTCCTgagagcaggaagggaaggcaTAAATTTCAGAACTACAGTGAGAAAAGAAGCCATCAAGATTTTCAATGTCTGTACAATGTAACCTCAGACACTACTCATCCTTTCCAGAAAAGGGCACAGAATCTTCCACTTTCAAGTCCTGTTTTTGCTTGCATTTCTCTGTAGTGAGCCCAGAACTGCCTTTATCCCACATCAATTGCAAAATCGTCTTCTGACATTTTATCAAGAGCTTACTGAATTTCATTCCCTGAAGAGTTCATGAACACTACTGCTCAGCCTTCCTTCTGCACTACATCTTGATGAGAAATAGTGTATTTTTATTGCAAGACCTGTCTTGAAGCATGAGGGCAGAAAAGAACAATCTGCTCTCACTGAAATCCCATCTTCTTTGTTGGCTTTCCATAAACTGAAACCAGGAGGCCACAGGTATCAAAGGGTTTCTGTCACTCAGGATGAGAagttgtgctgcagctgcagaaagaaAGGCTGAGGGGCCTGGCTAAAATGAGGGTGTTTTCCCCTAATTCCACATGTAAAAACACACTGAGCCAGATGTAATAAGGACCACACCAGCCAGAAACTGAACAATGCAGGCTCAGGATGTACTCCTCAATCACTTTTATAATCTTAAGCCAACATAAACAATAGCAAGGTGTCAGGAAATTAAAGGACCACCTGTGTTCACGTACACAAATGGATGAAATTTCCTGTTAAATCTTAAGTCAAATTACACCTTCCCCCACTAAGGAAGTCTTTATTCTCCTTCCTTGCCTTTAGCCACAAGCCTCACCCTTCTGTCCTAATTCTGGCAGTTCACTATTCACTATAGCAATGTGAATCAAGTTgataaaaagtgaaaaactaACACGCCAAAATAAAGAAGTGGGACATTCCAGAGAGGTCAAAGGAGAAAAGttcaagaatttaattttttaataatttgttttaccAGACTAGAGCCAacacaaaacagagaaaagaatgCATGGCTAAGGATGTAGATGAGTGGGGAGCTTTCCCCACATGGTGGCAAAATTGGCCTAATTGTAATGTGAGCCActagaaaattttaattatggATACCAGAACCTCTTGCAAACCTACCAGGAGAATATGTGTTATTTTGGAGGCATGTGAGCATTGGCCTCCACATAATGTAGTTGtaaggttttgggggtttgtttaAAGGGAAGAAAGCAAGATCATTTCTCTCACATATCAAGCCTAGGAAGTCATGATTACACCAAAGCACAGTGGGCTTATCAGAAATGTAGAAAGGAATGCTGGggttaagaaaaaaaagcagtgatTGCTTTTCACATTATGGATTTATTAAGAGCTGGAACTCCACACTTTTCATCATGATAGATGATGTGAGCAGTACTGCCTTTTGGAAATTCCAGAAAGACAACGAAAAATTATGGAAGTATTGGATTCAGTACCGTTTTAGTACATTAAAGTGCAAGCAAGGGGGTTTATACCACGGATATAAGcgataaagaaacaaaaaacccctaagGAACCAGATTAGCTTTAATTAACATAGTTTCTTGTTTAGAAGAATCCCTTAAAGCATCCTGTGAGAAAGTGAGCTGTATGTCACAGGAAGTGGAAGGCAGGAATGCAATTCCCATCAAGCCTCATTCCTGCCAGAAAGGCACGTGCACCTCTCCCAGGCATATGGCTCTGCCCTCTCAACACCATTCCTTGCACCAAACTGATCACTTAAAGgtagaaaaatactttttttagtttttgctATGTTTTTTAACAGTTTAATGAGCTGGTGGTGAACTCTGATAAGCAACAGAACTAGCACATAAAAGAGGATGCCCCTCCACtggaaaacatgaaagaaaaactcCACCTTTTGTGGATGAAAAATATTAAGCTATCTGGTCTTCATGAAAATGCACTTTAGCTGTGCACGGCTGAACTCCCTTTTCAGAATGCTGATCTTCCTTGTTCATTCTGAGCCGCTTGGAAGGGCACAAGCCTGACAGCTGGACCCATTTAACAACACCTCAGTGCCACTAAGGGATGTGATGTCTGCCTGCTTCTCAGGGAACCAGTACGCTCCTGAGGCCAGAAGAAATGTAAtacacaaaacacaaacaagcaaacaaccaaaaaaaaaaaaatttaaaaaaagcaaaaaaacataaaacaagcaaaaagaagaagaaaaaaaacaaccccacaaaCCTCATCTCGCTGACCTGGAAAACTGAATGGTTACACCGCTGGCTGGTTGGCTCCAACCCGGCAAACAGGAATGAGCTCGCTTTGCCAGTCAGCTCCCCCTCAGATGCCCATAACCCCGCATCTCCTTTCAAATTCCAAACCACACAGACCTCCCGGACTATAACAGCAGGCTGAGCTTTAACGCCAGTCAGAGGGGAGAATCCCTGTGCCGTCGGAACAGCTTCCCATTCCCTACCCACTTTTATGTGTTGAGGTTTAAACATCGAACTGTGTAGGTTTCTGTAGGACAAGAGGAGGTCAGCAGtacctctaaaaaaaaaaaataaaaaaaaaaaaacagatcaAAACAAAGAAGCCTCAACAAACACCGCAGGAGGAACGGCAAACGGTGGGAAGGAGCCAAGGCGAGGAAGAGGCCCAGACGGGCACAACGTGAGGGGAGCACGGGCCCCACGGGCCGCTCTGTGGCACCCAAGCGCCGGGCCGGGGGCCTCCGCGGGCCGCAGGCACCACCCCGCTCCCCGGGGCCGGCACTGACCTGGCGCCGCTTCCAGCTCTTCCCGGCTCCGGGCGGCGCTTCCAGCGGCTCCGCCACAGCGTCACCGCCGCGCGCGCCTCTGCCGTCAGCCGCGCTAGCAGCGCGTGCGCCGCGCTACACCGCCCCCTCCCTTCCCGCGCCCCGCGCGCCGCCCGAGCGACGGGGAAGCGAGCCAATCGCCTGCTCGGACAGAACCGCGCCTTCCCGCCCTCACGGGGATAAACCAATCAGAAGTGAAAGTCGCCCCTGCCGCTGGAGCAGACAGCCAATAGGCTTAGAGAAGAGGCAAGAACACGCGCCGCGATTGGCGGGCACCCCGGTGGCTGGGTGTTGTTGCTAGGCTGGGTAAAGATGGCGGCTCTGGACAGGGTCAAGGTGCTGGTGTTGGGTGACTCCGGTGagtctgtgtccccaggctgtctgTGCCGGGACCGCTCCTTGCGGATCTGGTCCTCGCCGCCCTCCCCGTTACCCCCTGAGGGGCCGGGACCGCCCGCGTTCACTCAGTGCTGCTCCCGGCCTCGCCACCTGTAACCCTGGCACTGCCTCACAGGAGTTGTTCTCTCTCTGTGCGCTTTGCAGGTGTCGGAAAATCGTCGCTCGTTCATCTCTTGTGCCACAACCAGGTGCTGGGAAACCCGTCCTGGACAGTGGGCTGCTCCGTGGATGTGCGAGTAGGTGACGTGCACGGCCTCTTGGTGGCCCTGAGCCTGACGTGTAAGGGAAGGGCcttgactttttattttaattacttaatGGCCTAGAAAGAGGTGTACTTTGATCATGTGTTTTGCTGAGGGCTTAATCTTCTGATGCAAGTAGCGTCAAATGCGAGCCAAGCACTTGTGTAAGCAAGTTTTGACTTTGCAAGGTTGTCACAATCAGACAAGATATTTGTCACTCGTAGCCACTTTAGTGGCTGCAGTGGCCACTGGCATGTTACAAGTCACAAGGTGGCCGGTTCCTTGAGAAACAGGCAAGGAACAGCCAAGTTGTCAGTCAAACACAGTGGGGAAAAACAGTTTGCTTGTTTAGGTTGTGGGAGCACAGGAAAGCTTGGGGTGATATTCATGtgtgagaaaaacaaattaaaatttaggGCCTGACATATTTCAGTGCTCTTAGACCTGGGTGAAGAAACTAAAAGGAGAAATTTATTGTTCAGACCTGGACACCAGGAATGCAGAATTTATAAACTACAAAGGCGTGTTacagaaagcagagctgaagAAGAAACTAACAAAGACAATAAGACTCTCTctatctgggaaaaaaataacaaaaagggTGAAAATGTGGGCTAGTTAGCATGAGAAGTGAGAAATCAATAACTAATAGAAGACAGAATACTAATTAATGGAGAGAACTGCATAACTTGTAAGCCAGTGAACACTAATTCCTTTGTTTACCAAAATGTGTAAGTAGTTGTAAGTTTTGGTGACTGATGTACACATTTGGTGAAGTGCAACTCATGTacctcagtgctgaataaattAGAGTTGATTTTCTAACCTAACTGGGTTAGAGAGTTTATTTCCTGGGTTTTGGTGACAGTTGTGACCATGGGGTTGCTTCTCCTGACTGCTtgctgcaggacttgctgtggGAAGAATGAGGATGTTCCTCCAGCAGTTCTTTGGCCCAGCCTGCAGTCCTCATGGGACAttgataaatgtttttttccttcatcacTCTTTGCTGCATTCTCCTTGAAATGCATTGCCCTAGGTTAGGAAGGTATTTCCAAAATCTGAGGAGAGGAGCATGGCAGTCCTGTTTGATTGTGGAGCAAAAGTACTCAGCAGATCTGAGGGCAGAAGTTGTTGATTAATTCAGTTGAGATGTCAGAATTTGGGTAGGAAAAAGATGTGGTTAGCTGGAATCCAGGTCTGTCACCCGTGTTAATATTCTTGCAGTGCTGCCATGTGGGTTTTAACAACTGTAGGAGGTCAAGTCCTTaattattacattttctttaGCAAAACGCTGTGTCCAAGCACATCATGAGATGTTTGGCTTGTTAATACTGAGAAGCAAAGGATGCTCCCTGTGTACTCACCAGGCTTCATCTCACATGCGATGGTGGTCTTCATCTGTGGTGTCCAGTGGCTGCTGCTTGACTCATTCCATCTCTCTTCACTGGAGAGGTTTGAAGCAGTGTCAGCATGAGAATTTCCAAATTTCTATCCAAGTGCAACAATCCTTCCAGCTGAAAGTGTGTCATGTGGATGAGCTCCTGTGACATGTGCTGTAGTTATGTATGATGTGAATTTTTCGTCAGATCCATGACTACAAAGAAGGAACTCCAGAAGAGAAGACCTATTACATTGAGCTGTGGGATGTTGGAGGTTCCGtgggcagtgccaccagtgTGAAAAGTACACGAGCAGTGTTCTATAATTTGCTGAATGGTAAGTTTGCTTGGTGTAAATATGCTTTTACTTCTGTTTATGTTAGAAGCTGTCTCTTGGTTCTGGGGCAGAGTTCCAGGCAGCCTGGGTGAAGGCTACATTGTTCTCCTTCCTGATTTCTACAGGAAAAAACCTGGTACCATTCATAGGCAGAATTTTATGGATTCAGTTGTGAATGGCATGTATTTGAGGTAAACCTCTGCAGATGAGCTCTACCAGCTTTTCCCTTCAGTCTTGTGCAGCTGACACAGCAGGGAGGCTTTGAGGGTGCAGTGGTTGCCTTCACCTTTCCAGGTCTGATATACTGCAGAAatatgatttatattttttttaagatttttttattattatttatattttcttgtcTGTTCAGTTGTAAAACTTACAGCAGAGAAATGATTACTTAAATTTTTATGAACTTTGATAGTTACCCTGTTCCTACCCTGGCAAATTTGAGCTGTCTCACATGAAATTGGCATATGCTGATAGCCATCTTGCCTCTGGTCATTTAACTTACCAACTTGTTTTTAAGAGTTCTTAAGAGTTTTAAGAATCTTGCAACTTGCTGCATATGTAGAAAGTAGTATTTTGTGCCTTCTGTTGAGATATTGTCTTAAAGGCCTGGTAATTCATCTGTGTCTTTAACAAGAGCAAATAAGAGATTATAAACATAACAGTGCAGTATTTCAGTTGTTACTTTTCATCATCTCAGGATAGTTTACTAAAAATAGATGTGTATCAGATGCCTCCTCCTTATACTGTTAACCATATTTCTGTATATAAGACTTGAGTTGAGTTGTGCCCTCAAAGCAAGGCTGTTTggtatatgaaaaaaaattgatttctttttgATACCAAATCTACAGCGTGCCAGGAAGTGTGGGTCAGACTTGGAAATACCTTAGAACAGCCCATTAGGAAATGAAATCTTGGACTTGTACATCTGAATTATAATTGATGACATTAAAATAGAGTTATTTATCTCCACTGCCCAAAAGATACTAATTAGACAGCTCGCATATGAAGAGTGTTGACTTTGGTAGTTAACCTTGGGTCTTGTTTCTTTCATTAGATTAATTTCTCCATTAGAGCTTGTTTCACAAATTGCCTCTGCTTGACCTAATTTAAGAAGAGAAGATGAATGCATTCCTTCTGCCTGACTGCTTGTGCTTTCTGGGCTTTCAGTGCTCTGAAAACGAGTCAGTGTTTGgttgtggcagcagctgtgcaggctgCCAGGTTGTTGACAAGGCTGGGTACAGTTTGGTTTTGGATTATCCACAGATCTTCTTTGCTGACTCTCCACCTGGTGTGGGGACTGTTACAGCTGAGGACAGTGACTGGGCAGTAAGGCTTTGGCTTGCACACCTTGTTGTGGGAGGAGCATTTCCTTGAGTGTTTGGTCATTGCCTGCTCTTTTTAGATGTTGACAGACTTTTTCTGCTGGTGCAATTAACTGTGCAGTTTTTAGGTGAAGCAGATAAGGGAGCTGACCAATCAAAGACATAAATGAGGGAGAGTGTGTGGAGGTGCAGAGTGTTTCTCACAGGTTgtgcagcagcacctctggaTCTGTCGCTGTAGGCCAAGTTACGTTGTATCAGGCATTTTCTCTCTCAACTGGGGGTGGACACCCAGCAGAGTTGCCTTTTTATACTGTAAGTCAGATAAATGCTTTGAAATAGGGATATAGCTGTGATATGCTGGGAGCTCTCATGGGAGAGTCTGTGCACAGTCATGTGGGGTACTGTGGAAATGTGGTTTGTTCATAGTGTGTACAGTGGGTGGCACCTCTGGGAGTTAAGGTGAAAGACTAAATTAGTCAGTTTTTTCTACCTATAGGCTGTGAAGTGTTTTGAGAATGAATCCTGATGCAGATAAGGGGTATCATTCCATTTTGTTCTTGAATTGGTGGTAGTTTGAAGTCTGGAGGAAGTGGGAACATTCCACATTTTGCAGAAGGTGTGAATAAATAGAAGAAATTTGCTAGCAGGAGTTGGTAATTGAGTTAGGAACTGTGGTTATCAGAAGTGGGTGTCTGTTAATAGCACAGCTAGGAAGCTTGACTCTCTCTCAGAATTTATATTTTGAAGGCTCATGGTAATGAAAAATGCTAGAAACCTAATCTTAAGTACAATAAATCTTATTAATTCATGCTTCTACCAGCCATTTAGTGGTCTCTGAAATTTTATCAGTGTCTATTTCCCCTTTGGATACCTCCCCAAATGTATAGCATTAATTCTTGAAAGCAGTAGTCTCTGaactattttaaaacaaagaaaaagcctTTAGACTTTATAGATGGTTCGACAAAAAATAATTAGGTTTACCAGAGAAAGGATAAATTTTCTGCTGCAGTAATATAGAAGAGCAGTATCACGAGAAGTAGACAGAATCAGTGAATGCCTGTGAGCCTTTTGCAGATTAAACTCTGAGGTGGTTGTTTGTTTCCTGCTTTCAAGTGAGTTTTTCTTAGCTCTTAGCCAATTCTTGATAAGCAGCTTTAAAAATCCTGTTGCATCCTGATATTTTCAACCTTACTTACTCACTGTAACTGAACTGGTTATACATCCCTTACTTCATTCTCAGATATCTGGGAACCTGCAGGTGTCATTTTGGTAAGATAATGAAGAGAATATGTATCTTTAAATGGCACCTTGCTGTCTTGTCTTTCACTCTAGGGATAATTTTAGTGCATGACTTGACCAACAAGAAATCATCCCAGAATTTGTATCGCTGGTCTTTGGAAGCACTCAACAGAGATGTTGCTCCAACAGGAGTTCTCGTGACAAATGGGTGAGTCAAAAACATATGTGCAGAGCTCAGACACGGTAATTCCAAGCAGTTGTAGAAATCTTTGTTCATCTCTAAGGCTACTTGGTCTCCACAGGAAAGTAGATGTGGTTAGatttggaagaaagaaagaaagaaatggggAATATCAAATAAAGTTGATTGTTgattgttctttttcttttatactgCCAGTCAGGAAATTCTGACAGCAGATTCCCAAACTGAGTGGCAGAGACCTTGCTTTAAGAGAAAAGATGTTTACTGCATCCTTTATTTGTCTGAGGTCTCTGTGAAAGTGGGTCCAGTCTCTGTTATCTCAAGATTTCTCTGCCTGTACTGAGAGATGCCATTGTACAGCAAATGTCATGGGGTGATGTGTCTGGGCAAAGAGGCATTCTCTCCATGCACCAAGACTGAGGAAGTTCACTTCATACATTTTTGGTTTGGGTGATGGGGGAATTATTTTAGGAGTGTGGCTAACTACAAGAGCTTAAAAAACTCTGCTTAAACATCATGTTTGTAATTAGCTCTCCAACACCTTGTCGAGGATTTCCTCCTGTACCTCTGTGCTCCTGTCATCCATCTAGTCAAGGAGGTTTTAAAATCATTGCTAAACCTCACACATGAGCAGGAAGGCAATAACGAGGAGTAGCTTCTTGTGGGAAGAATATAAATTGTTCATCTTCCTGTTCTGGTACACAGGTGTTTCTGTAGAAACATAGGAGATGGGAAAGAGGATTTGCATGGTATAAACTGCAAAATTCTCCAGTGTCTCCACAGGCAGATTCTTCACAACTGTTCTAATTTTCAAAAGTTTAACTTCTGTCAAGGACAGATGTTCAGCCACTAGTAATTCCTTGCTCAAGTTGTTGCTGTTGGTTGTAAAATTACTTGCTAGAAAGCTTGGTTTAAGTAAAAGTGACAGACAAGTGATTATCCTAGCTAAGGAGAATGACTGAAGCTTGGATTCCTATGTAGTGACTTAGATTCAGAAGCCCTTCCTTAATTTAAAGGTATTGCACATTTTAACTTAGATAAATGgacattaataaataaattactgttTTTTGAGGGGCACAGGGGAGGTGATGTTGTACTTGTGCCCATTTACATGGCCATTGCCTCACTCAGGATCGTATTTGTTTCCCCCATCAGTGACTATGACCGTGAACAGTTTAGTGATAACCAGATCCCACTGCTGGTAATAGGAACAAAACTGGATCAGATCCCAGAAACTAAGAGGAATGAAGTTTTGACCAGAACAGCATTCTTGGCTGAGGATTTCAATGCTGAAGAGATAAATTTGGTTAGTATCCGTGTCATCACTGTTGTTTGTCTTTCATATGGTAGTGGGTCCAATTTTTAGTAAGTAAAGATgttgtaataatttttttttttattttggagatATTTCTGATAGTGCCAGTCATTCACATTTTGGTTGGTTGTGCCCCTTGCTCGATGAAACAGTATCTTTGTTTCGCTACAGGGAGATGTAATGGGTATTAGAAAAGGTCACTTAAGCTTAGAATTATTGGTTGGGagttaaattttctttttcttgttcatAGCTCTGACATAGACTGTCTTTGAAACATGAAGATGACTTCATATAGATCTATGAGTGTAAAAATACACATGTGCTGTGTGAATGCTTGTATACACACTCCCAGTCTCAGGTGTAGCCTGTACAAATCACTGCCTGACTGTATAGCTGGTGGTAGAAGGAAGATGTGGAGCATATGGGGAGCTGCTTGGAATTCTGCAGCTGATTCACAGAAGAGTTAGTCTTTTCTCTGAAGTGACTGTGGAGCAGAAATCAGCAGATCCATTGTTTTCCCTCGCTGATGGTGTGTGTCAGGGGAAAGGGTATGTTCATTTCCTTGTGTTTGGCTTCCTTGCACTGATTTCCTTGTGCTTGGTTTATTGTTGTATTTTGGGTGTTCTAGGACTGCACCAATCCTCGTTACCTGGCTGCAGGTTCATCCAATGCTGTCAAACTAAGCAGGTTTTTTGATAAGGTAAGTCAATGAAATGATGTTTTATTATCCTGTGCATCAGTGCTGTCTGGGATTTGAGCATGAACAACAGTTTAAGCTGCTCCTTTCACATGCCACTCTCTGAGTTGGTTCAAGTCAGGTGTGAGGAGGCCAAAGATTGATCTGGTGTTGGAACCCTATAGGAGGTAGCTGATCTGCTTGAAGATACAGTTCCTGACCTGCATAGAGCAGTGAAAAAGAGCTCATAAATGTGCAAAGACACTTTGCTTATGCTTTTGAAGTTGTCTGGCAGACCAGAGGGGTTGCAGTGTTCTGAGGTAGTAATGTGGGGATATATAAGACTGGTTAGCTCTGCTGATCCTAGTTAAAGCAGCCTTTAGGAATTAAGAAATTACTTAAGAATATTACTTTCCCTTACTGATAAGGAGACCATTAAGGTCCACTGTGCAAATGAGAGAAGGAATTCTGTTTTAAACATGCCCTGGGCAAAGATAGCATAGTGGGGCTACTGTGCAGTAGTAGGAACCACTATCCCTACAGAGAGGGAATGCCAGTAACTGACTCTGAAACAGGAGACACACAAACCATCACCTCCTTTTCCCAGGAGGGCTAACTAAATTAACTGTGTTGAAGTTGAGGATAATTAGACAGCTTAGACAGCTTGTCTTAAGAATGACTGCAGGTGGCAACTGCTGTATGTGCTTGAGCATTGCACTAATAAAGCCGTAGGCCCAGAGCAGAGATGTGGGGTCAGACCTTGTCGCAGTTAGCCATGAGTTTCAGTGCTCATGTGTGAAGTGTTGGTTTCCAATCTGAGGTTATGCATATGCTGTGCAAGCTAAGATCATTCTCTGTTGTTCCCAGGTCATAGAGAAGAGATACTTCTTAAGAGATGGCAATCAGGTTTGtcacttttcctcctcttttgtttcatttctcctTGTGTAATGTGAACTGCTGACACAGTCCTCTTTAAAACATGAGCTTTGTGCAACCTAAATGACAATCTGTGCTGGTAATTGAATTCTTATAGCTGTGGGAGCACAGCTGGTAAGGCTAGAGAGAAGAATAGCTGACTTGTGTCAGCTGAAGTATTTGTCTGTAAGGTGATTGGCAGTGAAATACTTAAGTATGCTAACATGGTAGAAGTTGGAAGAATGaggtaaaatgggaaaatattatttctttcagCTCTGTCAGCTTCAGGCTGCTTGATTGCAGATTTAGGCCATAGATGCTATCCTGAAGGTCAatgaaaaggctttttttttttttttttttttttttccacagctggAACTAGATTTTATGTTTTATAGAGGTAGTTTCCAGAGACTCAGTGGAGCCACAAGGAAAATGGCAGTATGGTATCAGCTTGTAATTCATTCCTAAAGGACTGAACTAACTGTTTTCAGCCAGTTGGGGAAGTACTAGCAAAATTACTTCTGGTTTTGGCAGGCCACTTCAGCTTTTGTGCCCCCCACCTCCCCATGTGCAGTCTACAGTGCAGGGAGTAGTGAAGTTGCATTTACCATATGTAAAGGTGTTGCAAATTACCATGAAAAGCATCTCTGAAGTACAGTCACACCTGTACAGTGTTAGAGGTAGCTGTGCTGAAAGCCCCTTGGGGAGAGCGGGAGAAAGTAGTCACAGATTACAAAATGCTTCCTTTCTTTGGCTTTTGTagtgccttttaaaaataaattcacttttGCCTCTTTCGGTTCTGCATGATGTCTTCCCCTCTCCCCCCGACATTTTACTGAAAGGAAGTTTCCCTTTCATGGGAATAATACCTTAATGCAGAAACCTGCTTGTGTGCTGGTTGCCTTTGATGCATGATGtaagatttttattatttgatcCTATTTAGTGGCTAGCCAGGGATTAACTATACATTCCTTTTGGCTTTGTGCCAAAGATTGCAGCCCGCTGATGACTGTCTACTGCCCTGACAGGAGCTCACAAGCTTAAAACAAATCATAAATAGCAAATAGTCATGTTTAAAGaagcaaaatccaaattggAAATAGAGACTTCAGTACAACCTCTTAATGTTATCCATTGAAGTTATCAACTTAATGTTACTCTTACCagtttgtttgtgggttttctACAATAGGTCACTATGATCTTTCGTGTCTTGAGGTATTTCTGTTATAAACTTCTTCAGGATGAAAAGAATAATAAGTTTCAA encodes:
- the RABL3 gene encoding rab-like protein 3 yields the protein MAALDRVKVLVLGDSGVGKSSLVHLLCHNQVLGNPSWTVGCSVDVRIHDYKEGTPEEKTYYIELWDVGGSVGSATSVKSTRAVFYNLLNGIILVHDLTNKKSSQNLYRWSLEALNRDVAPTGVLVTNGDYDREQFSDNQIPLLVIGTKLDQIPETKRNEVLTRTAFLAEDFNAEEINLDCTNPRYLAAGSSNAVKLSRFFDKVIEKRYFLRDGNQIPGFSERKRFGGGTLKSLHYD